The window ACATCTCACTTTGCCTACCATCTTTTTCAGTTACTAAAATAGTAAAAGAATCTTTTGCAGTAGAACATTTTATTCTTTTAACTTGAAAAAGCAGTGGCATGTGCCCTCCCTCATCTGTTCTCATTCTCAAAACATCATTTGAACTCATATCAATTACATATGTATCGTAAATTAAATCACCATTCTTTTTCTTCTTATCCGATAACTTTCTAAGAACAATTTTAGTTGGATCTGAACCAGTTGTACTTACTTCAACATGTCCACTTTCTTTTAAGAAATTATTTATTTGTACATAACTATACGTAATCTCATTAACTCCGGTTTTTTGGCGATTAATTTTTCTAAGTGTACCTACAAGTCCAAATAATATTTGTGCACATAAAATAGTAACTGCGATTGCAAACACAGCTTCTAATAAGGTAAAGCCCTTTATCTTTTTCATTATTCTTACCTACGATAGAGATGATCATGCACTAATAACGTTTTTTTATCACTATGTCTAAAAATATATTCCGCATATGCCTTATCTACTCGTTTTTCAATTTGTTTCTCAGTCTGCCTATTTTGTTTAATTGTCATCCCTAAAAGCAATACTCCTAGACAAGCTATCGTAAAGCCTACACATGCTTCCCACAAAATGAAGCCCTTTATTTTTCTATTCTTCAACCATCCTACCCCATGTCATCTGTATTTTTATCTTTTTCTCTTTACTTCCACTCTTAACAGTAATTGTTCTTGGCGATATCGTTCCGCGATTGCTAATGTATAAATTATTAAAATTATAAACTCTAACATGTCGATTCAAATATACTTTTGATACTTGATGTGGCTCCATTATCTGAATTGAAGAATTATTGTCAAAATATGATAAAAAATATGACTTCTTTTCTACTGTTGAACGGTGTAAATACTTATTTATAGTTGATCTAATTTGACGCGTAGTACTATCCAAAATTATTTGTTCCTTAATATTTTTCACGTAAAGCGTTGGCATTAACACAAGTAAACAAACTATTGCTAAAGTAACTATCGTTTCAACTAAAGTAAAAGCCTTTATTCTCTTAAAAATCATTTTTGTGGTAATTTTTCATATCTCTCTTTTTGTTTTTGAGAAATATATTCTTTCTTTACCAGCTCTTCTAATGAAGTACCATCTCCATTATCTGCAGCTAATTGTCTTTGAGTCTCAACCGTTGTTCTTAAGGCTTCATCTGTTTTACTAGTTGCTCTCTCTTTTTGCTTACTTAGTCCTGGAACAATTAGCAAAATCAACATCGCAATAATGGCAATTACAATTACCATTTCAACTAAGGTAAATCCTTTTACCCGTTTATTTTTCATAATAAATTGTTTTAACTTTTTCATTTTTCCCTCTACATTGTTTCCATTAAATGATACATTGGCATTAAAATTTTCAAATACATCCCCAGAATACAAATTCCAATAAAAATAAAGCATAGTGGCTGCAAATTAACGATTAAACCATTTAATTTGAGATTTAGTTCATAAAAAAGTGTCTTGCTAAGTAATAGCGCTCTTTTCCCAATTTGCTCTCTTGTTGTTCCGGTTTCTAAAAGCATAACTAAGTTATTAGAAATAAAGGCTTCATTCTCAATAATTGTTTTAATCTCAGTTCCTTTTTCTAACTGATTCTTCACTTTTGTTCCTAAGACTTGCTGTAATGAGTTCTTTGGTTGCTGATCAGTAAGTTGGCAAATTTTTTGTAATGAAAAGCCGTTGATTAATAAAACAGCTAAGTCAGACACGATAAGATAGTGAACATATAAATTTAATGTTGGTCCAATTACAGGTATCCTAGTTAATTTCTTCAGTGCATAATAATCTTGCCTATTAAGTAGCCTGATTACCTTACTAATAAAAAATGCACCTATAATAACTAACATCACAAGTCCACCCAGCATTACATTACTCGTCCAGTCATTATCTGACATTTCTGTCTTTAAAAAAGTTTGCATACAAATTAATAGCGTAACCATCATTCCAATTAAAAGTGCTGGATAAGCTAATTCTCCTCGCAGCTTCTTTAACTGCTTATTTTTCAAGCGAATAAGTTTACTTAATTGGTCCAAACAAGACAATAAATTGCCATCAATAATTGCCATATTTATTTGTGCAGCTAAAGTACTAGAAAATCCTACTTCATGCAATACATCCCCAAGTTGCCTACCTTCTTCAACCTGTTTACTTATATAAACTAATTGATTAGAATCACCACTCCATATTTTAGGCAGCAATTTTAAACTAGCATTAAGCGAATAACCGTTAATCAGTGCTTGTCTTAAATAATCAATAAAAATTAATTGAGCAGCGCTATTTAGCTTATCCTTCTTCATAAAGATGCTTCGTATCTTCACTAATCTTTCCTCTTTCAACCAACTGCTCTAAAGCACTTTGCCAGTTGCGCAAATCATGACGCTTATCATTAGACATAATAGCTTGATCAAGTATTTTTCCATATCCAATATCCATTAAACAGGCAACTTTATTTCGATCTTTTATCGGTAACAATCTTTGATAAGAAGCAGCCGTCAAGCAATTGCACAATTCGTCTTTAGTGATTCCTAATCCTTCAAGCCGTGAAATTGTTTGTAAAGCTGTTTTTGCATGAATAGTTGCTAAAACCAAATGTCCACTTAGAGCTGCGTTAATACTGATTTTGGCAGTTTCTTGGTCTCGAATTTCTCCAATAATTAAAATATCCGGTCTATGACGTAAAGCAGCCTTTAGTAAATCTGGGTAAGTAATTCCCGCAACAAGATTCACTTGTGTTTGTAAAAAACTTGGATTCCAAACCTCGACTGGATCTTCAATAGTCATTACAACCTTTTTTTCTCCAACTAATTGCGCTAACTCATACATGGTTGAGGTCTTTCCTGATCCTGTCGGACCGCTAGTCACTATCAGCCCACGTTGATTGGTGAGTCTTTTTAGCAAATCAAATTGTTCGGGGAGAAAATAATTATTACTTTTCCCTTCATAAATTAATCGAACTACTAAAGACTCATCTCCTTCAAATTCCCCTACACTTGAGAAGCGTAAAAAGACCTTTTCACCCCGAAATTCAGTCTGATACGCCCCCACTTGTGGTCTACGACGCTCAGATATATCCATTTGCGCCTGAAACTTGAAATAATTAAGTAATTCCTTTCCTACTTTCTGGCTTAATTCTTTTATTTTACTCAAACCTAGGGCAGTTCGAATCTTTATTTCATATCCTCTAATAGCGGGAAAAATAAAGATATCACTAGCATGGCTTTCAATTGCTTTTTCTAAAATAGCTTCTGATACTTCGTTCATAATTAATCCCTCCTTTGCCATACACTTATTAGTACGCGAAAATAGGCCATATTTTTTTATCATTTTAAAAATTAAGAAAAAAAAGACTGA of the Lactobacillus gasseri ATCC 33323 = JCM 1131 genome contains:
- the comGF gene encoding competence type IV pilus minor pilin ComGF, with translation MKKIKGFTLLEAVFAIAVTILCAQILFGLVGTLRKINRQKTGVNEITYSYVQINNFLKESGHVEVSTTGSDPTKIVLRKLSDKKKKNGDLIYDTYVIDMSSNDVLRMRTDEGGHMPLLFQVKRIKCSTAKDSFTILVTEKDGRQSEMFFKTDLPEKKEDKIKDEKKDNSKKT
- the comGC gene encoding competence type IV pilus major pilin ComGC — encoded protein: MKKLKQFIMKNKRVKGFTLVEMVIVIAIIAMLILLIVPGLSKQKERATSKTDEALRTTVETQRQLAADNGDGTSLEELVKKEYISQKQKERYEKLPQK
- a CDS encoding type II secretion system F family protein, with protein sequence MKKDKLNSAAQLIFIDYLRQALINGYSLNASLKLLPKIWSGDSNQLVYISKQVEEGRQLGDVLHEVGFSSTLAAQINMAIIDGNLLSCLDQLSKLIRLKNKQLKKLRGELAYPALLIGMMVTLLICMQTFLKTEMSDNDWTSNVMLGGLVMLVIIGAFFISKVIRLLNRQDYYALKKLTRIPVIGPTLNLYVHYLIVSDLAVLLINGFSLQKICQLTDQQPKNSLQQVLGTKVKNQLEKGTEIKTIIENEAFISNNLVMLLETGTTREQIGKRALLLSKTLFYELNLKLNGLIVNLQPLCFIFIGICILGMYLKILMPMYHLMETM
- the comGA gene encoding competence type IV pilus ATPase ComGA, whose amino-acid sequence is MNEVSEAILEKAIESHASDIFIFPAIRGYEIKIRTALGLSKIKELSQKVGKELLNYFKFQAQMDISERRRPQVGAYQTEFRGEKVFLRFSSVGEFEGDESLVVRLIYEGKSNNYFLPEQFDLLKRLTNQRGLIVTSGPTGSGKTSTMYELAQLVGEKKVVMTIEDPVEVWNPSFLQTQVNLVAGITYPDLLKAALRHRPDILIIGEIRDQETAKISINAALSGHLVLATIHAKTALQTISRLEGLGITKDELCNCLTAASYQRLLPIKDRNKVACLMDIGYGKILDQAIMSNDKRHDLRNWQSALEQLVERGKISEDTKHLYEEG